The bacterium genome contains the following window.
GGAAGCTGTCACAAGCGTGGGGACTTCAATCTCACTGACTAAGGATGTCAAGTCTGTATTTCTCAAAATATTCATGCGCTTAGCCAGTGTAACATGATCTATTTTAGACAGGCATTCGGTGAGAATAGCGTTTGGTTCGGCTGCGCAGGGACCAGCTTTGCGTCCGAACCACCGTTTCCACCATCTGACAATGGCGCTCTCTAGTTTGACTTCTCCTGGAAGCATGTGCGAGATAAACTCGTCGTCTGACAAGCGGGGAAATGATGGCGAGGTGGAGCACAAAATCAGTGCAGGACAGCATTCGGGATGCATTGCGGCAAACTGCATAGCTATCAATCCACCCAGACCATGACCGACGACCACTGCGGCATATATTCTCAGTCTATCAAGCAGACGGATCAGATCATCAGTCAGAATATCGTGAGTATAGGCGGTTTGATTTCGAGACCGACGCATGTCGTAGCTGATTATGCGATAATGGTCAGCCAGCCCCAAAGCCTGATAATAGAACCAGTCCTTCGCTCCGGCAAGCCCAGGGACAAACACTATCGGCATACCGCTACCGGTGTCGTTGTAGTTGACCCGCAGGCCATCCACGTTAATTGCCGGCACTTGTTGCCACCCCATCAAGAGCATTTACACAGCAATATAATACTCAGGCAGACCAATACGTGTCAATAAAAAGGCTACTGACTGCCTTGGGGACGCGATGTAGTATGGCGTGGTGTAGATAAAGTATATCGTGCTCATGATATATGGCCTGGACCACCCGGTTCAGGCCATAATTTACCTTTTTGCCGGAGTATTTTCTATGGGTCTTGCATAAGTGCTTCTATTGGTTCTCGAACGCTTTTTCCGGTTTATTCTACTGCGGATAAGCAAAACCACTGACATAATCAACATTCCAACAAGAAATCCGAAAATTGCATTTGACGTATTGCTTGGGGCGACTTTCTCGGGGTTTGGCCGGGCTCTATCTATAATTTGATAGTCGCCGTCTTCGCCTTTTTGTGTAATTTGCGCGATCTGATATTGTTCAGTGAGGAGTTCGTATGTCTTGCTCAAGACTGCGACTCTGCGTTGAATTCGCGCATATTTGGTTGCAGTCTCAGGCAGTTTTTCAATTTGTAAAGTGAGTTTTGTGCGCTCGTTTTGAATATAATCCCGTGTAGCCTCAAGCGACTTCTGTGAGACTTCTTTATTAACGAGATCGTCAAGATTGCCTGCTGTTGCCAGCTCGCTGTATAGGCCTTGAAGTTTGGTATTTACATCCAGCAGATCAGCATCGAGTTTGCTGAGTTTGTCGACCATGAGCTTGGTTTGTTCATCGATCGAGGCAACCTGGTTTTTTTCTAGAAACCGGCTCATATCGTCTTCTGCTTTTGCAAGATCGGTTTTGGTCTCATCAATACGCTCTTCTATGAAATCAGATTTACGTGTTGATATTCTGATCACCATTACTTCCATTTGATCGAGCATGGCATTTGCAATGTCTGCAGCAAGTTTGGGCTGCTGAGCGCGGACAGAAAGACTGATGCTGCCATTTTTATCTTGATTTATAGTTGTTGCACTAGTTAGAGCCTCAACAGCAGCAGATTCTGGATTCAGACCATTCGGACATTTTTTCATAAAATGCCTATTGTCAACAAGCTTCAAGCGTCTCACGACTTGTCTTTTGAGCGTATTGCTTTGAAGAATAGTAAGGAAATAACCGCTTTGGCCGCTGCTGGCTCCTAAGCCAGCAATGGGAAGACTATTTACCAGGCTGGATACTGAAGAGTTCTGTTGGACAAAAAACGTTGCTTTGGATTGGTATATTTCAGGAAGTGTGCGGCTGTAGAAGAAAGCAATCAATCCACAAAAGATAGCGACAATGAGTATAAACTTCCATGCCACAAACACAGGACGAGCTAGTTCTACTAAATCAATCTCATTATCGTATAAATTCTCAGTCTTACTTTCCACTAGGAATACCCTTCCCGGCAAGAACACTTTGTGATCATCGGTCAGCAAATTCTACTTGTCTTACATTTGTTTTGTCAAGCAATATAAGATGCGAAATCAGCTACATGGTACCCAATGCAAAACGCTCATAGGCAGGCGTGATTCGGTTGGACAGCGTGTAAGCGATTTGTTATACTATTAAGGCTGAGGGCGATATATATAAGCTATGCATTGCTTGAGAGATCATGCTGATATGTTAGTATCATTATCAGAAAGCATTGTATGTAATCAACTAAATGTTACCAAATACGAATTATATCGCGTAATCAAGATGCTTGAGTAGAACATGGGCTTCGTTCGAGGAATCATTATGCGAATTCTGCCCAAAAGTGAATTCGCACGCCACATAACAATGCTGTCGGCTGGGTCTCTAGCCTCACAGGTAATATTGTTTGTGATTACTCCAATCACTACACGTTTCTATACCCCGGCCGATTATGGTGTGCTTGGAATTTTTACCGCAATACTTAACGTGATATTGCTCGCATCCAGCGGACGCTACGAACTTGCAATTACGATACCCGAAAAAGACGGTGATGCAATAAACCTGTTTAGCTTATCGGTTATTCTAAATACGTTTACGGCAGTTATTGTAGGTCTTGTTGTCTGGTTATGGGGCAAGCAAGTCTTGTCGCTTGTAAATGGTTCGGCGCTGGCTCCATATGCATGGATGCTTCCGGTAAGCATATTTGGAGGCGGGATATATCAGTCACTCACATATTGGGCTGTGAGAAGCAAACGTTTCAGTGATCTGACAAAAACAAAGCTTCACCAAAGCATCGGCGGCGGTGTAACCACGCTTGGTTTGGGTTACCTGCAAATTCGACCATTAGGGCTTCTGGTTGGCCAGTTTGTTTCAATGTCTTTCGGTTTGACAACACTGCTCCGACCACTCATTAAGAATCATAAAAAAGAGCTTAAGTCAAGTAGTATAAGGGAGATGGGCAGGCTAGCGGTCAGGTATAAGAAATTCGCATTGCTGAGCGCACCGTCAGCATTGCTAAATAATGCTGCATCGTTTCTTCCGATTCTCCTGATATCTTCGTTTTATGGTACGGAAAAAACCGGGCTCTTTTCACTTGCGATGAGGATAGTCGGCATTCCCGGTATTCTTGTAGGTGCAGCTGTTATGCAGGTATATATGGGTGAAACTGCAGAAATTGTACGCAATGATAGAAGCAAGCTTGCCGGTATGTTCAGCAACGTAACACGCAAGCTCGTAAGGATTAGTGGGCTTGTAATATTGTTTGGCTGTGTGTCGCCATATATATTTGGGTTTATATTTGGCCATAACTGGCAGAATGCGGGGCTTTATGCTGCATTTCTGTCGGTTAGCGCGGCTGCTCAACTGGTTGTTTCTCCTATATCCACAGTAGCGATATTAATGGAGAGGCAGGATTTGCAGATGATAGGAGACCTGACAAGGAGTATATTGGTAGCCATAGCGTTAGTGGTTCCGCATACCCTTGGTTGGACAGCGGAAGCGACAGTTGCAACGTATGCTCTGACAATGGCTTTAACATATGCCGGTTTCTACCTAATGTATCGATGGATTGTATGCAATGCGAGTGTTGGAGATATGGGTGGGATCACATCGTGAAGAGTCTTGCTAAGAGATTGTTTTCTTGTATTGTGCCTCTGCTACGTCTGGCAGCATCTCCTTTTTTTGACTCGAAGTATCTAAGGGGCAGATATTTTGATTCTTCCATAATAGGATGGAGATGGGCTTGGAGGTCTTTTTGGCTGCAGAAAATCTTGGGCTTTAACAGACACGTGCCCTGGCCTGTGAGCCCGTGTATCATGGTGGCTTATCCGAGGAATATTGAGTTCCATCCTGACGACATCAACAACTTTCAAACCATTGGGTGCTATTTCCGAGCATCTGAAGCAAAGATAAAGATCGGCAGGGGATCTTACATAGCTCCCGGTGTCGGAATAATAACCGCAAATCATGACATCGATCGACTCGAATGCTCTGCTCCGGGTCAAGAAGTCGTTATTGGAGAAAGATGCTGGATCGGGATGAATTCAATAATCCTCCCAGGCGTCACACTTGGACCTCATACCATAGTGGGAGCAGGAGCGGTCGTCACCGGCAGCTTTCCTGAAGGACATTGTGTGATTGCAGGTGTACCCGCCAAACAAGTCAAGTAAGCAAATTGAGTGCTATAATTATAGGTAAAATAATCTGAGGGCTGCAACCTAATGGGGCTAATATATAAGTTGCTTTCGCTTGTGGTCGGTTATCGATTCAGGAGAAGGGCTGCATGCGGCAATAATACCGAGATCGGATGGACGGCCAAGGCCATAAGCCATAACAAGAGGCAAATACAAATAGGTGCCAATTGTGCCATTATGTCGGCTTGCATATGTAATAGCGAAGGAAACATAGAAATAGGACCATACACCACTGTCAGGTATAAGTCAGTTATAGGTTCTGCAATAGGAATTAAAATCGGATCTCACTGCATCATATCCAATAATGTGACAATCTACGACCATAATAGCCACCCGACTGATCCTGATGTCCGCAAGAAAATGTGTGAGAGCGGGTTTAACAGCAGTTTATGGGATTGGAAATATGCGGACAAGAAACCCATAGTGATTAAGGACAATGTGTGGATAGGACAAAACGCATTGATCTGCAAGGGGGTCACAATAGGCGAAGGGGCGGTAGTGGCTGCCAATGCCGTGGTCACAAAAGATGTGCCGGCTTACTCCATCGCGGCTGGAAACCCTGCAAAAGTAGTAAAAACACTTCAGCCGCAGAATCGTATATGAAGATCATATTTTTAACTGCAAATCCGTTTCCTTCGTATTCCGGAGGAATAGAGAACTGGTTGTATAACATAATCAGGGTCTTGGATTCAGTGGATGATATACAACTGGTAATTATCTCACCGGAGTCGGATGAAAAACCATTTTATGATCTTTCGCCTTTCACACACCTTTCGCTTGTAAGGACTCAACGGAAGTCAACAACAAAGTATTCAGTTAAATTACCACGTCCTCTTCGACTGGTTGCCTCTAATATGCAGAGCATAAAATGGATAACCCAATCATATAAGGCGCTTTGTGCGACTGCGAAAAAGGGTGATGTAGTAGTAGTGCTCCATCCAATACCCGGCATGCTGCCGGCAGCAGGATTGAAACTGACAAGACGTACGCAGCGAGTTCTATGTTCTGTTCGTGGAAGGATTGGACTTGATCTTGAGGCTATGGGACATCCGTTGGTTGCGCGCATCTACAAGAGTATTGAGAAATTCTTGCTTCGGTATTCAGACGCTGTTCACAGCAATGGACGCGATACTGCAGATTATCTGTTGAATGAATTGGGCGTGGAGTCGACAGTGGTTTCAAATGGTGTAAACTATAACCAGTTTGCTCATCCACAACCTATCTTTGGCAACAACACTTTATGTGATATTGAAAAGCAGAGGCTTTCAGGAATTCGATTTGTGGCCACAGTAGCAACGTTGAGGGATGTCAAAGGCATTCGATACATAATCGAGGCCGCAGCAGTTTTGAAAGAGAAATATGCAAACAGTGTACGCTTTGCATTTATTGGTAAAGGCGACCCAACTGCCTATAAGGAATATGCGCATAGTCTCGGTGTTGAAGATATGATGTTCTTTGCGGGTGAGCAGAAGGAGGTGAGCGCATTCCTCCAACAGATAGATGTATGCGTGGCAGTATCAGGTGGTGGCGGAGTCAGTAACGCGGCAATTGAGATGATGGCTGCAGGTAAAGCCATAGTAGCTTGGAACAATATGACTTATAGTCAACTCCTTGAGCACGATCAAACTGGATGTTTAGTTGATGAGTGGAATTCTCAGTCACTTGCGGCCGGCATAGAAACTTTGTTGGATGATCCATGCAGAGCGGGCCGGCTCGGCAAGAATGCACAAACCAAAGCGGCAGATTATGACTGGAGCAAAATTGCGTCGGCATTTTTGGAAATTGCATTAGGTGGATGCAAGGAGAATTCCAAATGAATGCGACGAATGCAATTCAAAGACTATCAGCCAGGAAAATCAGCATGGTGTTGATAGCTATATTTGCGTGTATTGCAGTGGGTCTTCTGATGGCTCTGCAGATTCCTTGCGTCCCTGTCATATGCTTCCTGGCATTTGTTATCATTTTAATAGTTGTGATTGAGCATCCGGCGTATTTAGTCTCGTTGCTTGTCATAACATACCCCTTGGAATACTCCAAAACATTCTTTCCTTTCTTGTTGTTGGATAAAAGTATTGATGGAGCCAGTGTCTCAATTATTGACCTTTTTCGGTTGACCGCATTACTTACAATAATAGTGGCTGCTTTTCTGAGTGCGAAGACATTCAAAAGTATCCGTCCGCGCGGCCATGTAGCGTTGATTATGGCTCTATTTATCCTTTATTATGCATTTTCTGCAATAATAATATCATCAGATCATAAGGGATCGATGATAGAGCTATTCAGGCTCATTTTCAATGTCGCAATGTGCGGAGCGATTATTTATCTGCTGAACAATCAAAAGCGGATCGAACTATTTGCAGCAGCGATTATCTATACAGGCTTTGCGATTGGGCTCCTAAGTATATTTCAATATGCTACAGGCATCTATATCTGGAACAGTGCCCTTACGATATCCGGTATGAACCGCGTTAATGCCACCTTTGGCGACCCAAATATTCTTGCAAGATTTATACTGGAGGCTTTTGTATTCTATCTGTGCGTCTATAAACAGCATAAGATTGTCAAGCTGCCTGCTTTTCTTGCTTTTCCGGTATACTTGCTCGCATTATTTGTCACCTTTTCCCGAAGCGGTTTCATTGGGTTGTTGTTTGTTATAGTCATCCTTGGAGTATATGGAGTTTGGAGAGTTAATTTAAAATCATCACTGGCGCTTTTCGGATGTTTGGTGATAGCTGGAACGTTTACATTAGCCAGCAAGGAGTTTACGAGCAGAATTGGTTCATTTTCTTCAGGGATATCTGCATTTGGTGCAAGAATCGCTTTGATTAATACAGCCGTAAGAATGTTTATAGATCATCCTATTTTCGGTGTGGGCATTAATACATTTCAATCATGCGCATCAATGAACTATACGAATTTATTGCCATATGGCGGAAACTATGTAGCGAAATCACATACATCATTATTGACAATTGCAGCAGAGCTAGGGTTAGTTGGTATAATACTCACTGTTGCGCTGTTTGTATCGCTATATAGGCTGACCAAAAAAATAAGCAGCGGTTCAAGGTTGTGGTTCATCGGCATCGCCTCATGGGTATCAATTCTGGTTATTTTATTGAGTTCTCAATCTGAAGGCCGCTTGCTGGATGATCCAATGCTTTTTATGCTATCAGGAGTAATTGTTGCAGCGTATCGCAACTTCACAAGGAAGCCATTATGAGACTTGCCATACTCTCCGATGGAATATCGTCTCATGCGCAAAAGTGGGTTCGCTCTTTAAGCGAGCGTGGGCATGATGTCCATCTCATTTCTATGGAGAATATGGAAGATCCTGGCGATGTGCGTGTACATCTTCTGCCTTTCAAACGGCCTTTTGGCTATTATCTGAATGTAGGCATTCTCAGGCGCCTGCTCAAAAAGATACAGCCGGACTTGCTGCATGTGCATTATGCCAGCGGAAACGGTACTCTGGGGCGTCTTGCCAATTATCGGCCTTGTATTTTGTCGGTCTGGGGGAGTGATGTGTTTAAGTTTCCATATCAGTCCCGGTCGCGTTTCAATATACTTCGGCGAAACCTGGAGCATTATGACTATATATTATCCACAAGCAGTGCAATGGCGGACCAGGTGACTGACCTCTATCCGCACCTTGCCAGGCCGACAGTTATACCGTTTGGAGTAAACACGGCGCAATTTCGGCCGATTTCGCCGGCCGGCAAGAACGATTTCGTAACTGTAGGGATTATTAAGTCGTTGAGGCACTCATACGCTATCGATATATTGCTCAAAGCATTTGCCAAGGCAAGCTGTGATGACAGCTTGAAGATGAGATTGATGATCGTTGGAAACGGATCACTAAAGAGGCAGTTCGTTGACTTGGCACAAAGTCTGAACATCCAAAATTTAGTTGATTTCGTTGATCGTATACCGCATCATGATGTGCCTCGATATATGAACAGGATTGATATATTTGTCAATGCCAGTCGATCGGAAAGCTTTGGAGTTGCGGTGTTGGAAGCATCGGCCTGCGGCGTGCCTGTTATCACAAGCAGCGTTGGGGGACTGCCTGAGGTCACTGTCAATGGTGTCACCGGGAAGATCGTTCCAGCAGAAGATGTTGATGCGCTTGCTGACGCGATACTGCTGCTGGCAAGAGACGAATCTCTGCGTAAGGAAATGGGGGAAAATGGGCGCGAATTCGTCAAGGAACACTACGAATGGTCTGCCTGTGTAGATCGGATGGAAGAGGTCTATAAGAACATTTTGCAGGGTGTTGATATCCACAAGTAGAAAACAATCATATTGTTTAGATCTAGTCACTTAGCCGGCAATCATCTTGTCTGATAGCAGTTGCAGTCGATATGGTTACAGATTATATGGTTGAGTGGGATGTTTTTTGGGAGATGTAGTTTGCACGTTTGGTTGCTCAAAATAAGCGAAATTCTGCCTCTTAGCGATGATGCAAGAATGATGCGTGCAGGAATGCTGGCAAAGTCGCTTCTGGCAAGAGGACATCAGGTCACATGGTGGACCAGCGCATTTGATCACATGAAAAAGGAGATGCTGTATCCAGAAGATACGGTTGTTACACCGGAGCCCGGCTTTACACTCAACATCCTCAAAGGCAGAGGCTATTCAAGGAATATCTCAATTGACCGCTATTTGGACCACCGTCAAGTCGCAATGAAATTCAGACAGATGTCGCGCAAAGCAGATCCACCGGATATTGTGGTTGCGGCCATGCCTGACCATCAACTGGCGCTGGAGGGGGTGAGATATGCTAATGAGGTGGGGATCCCTATAGTGGTGGATACAAGAGATCAGTGGCCAGACACTTTTCTTGATGTGCTGCCATACAAGTGGCTGAAGGTATTGGCCCAGTTTCCGCTTGCCGGAGAGTGCGCGAAGCTGAGAGCAATTATGCGTAATGCTGATGCAATTGTAGGCATAAACGCCACACTTCTGGATTGGGCACTCGATTATGCCGGAAGGTACGCAACACCTAACGATAAGGTCTTCTACCTTGGTGCTCGCAGGCCAATAGATTTCGACCTCGCAGATTTTTCTCCAGATTTCTTGGATATGCTGGCAAAGATCAAGGACAAGTTTGTAGTCACATATGTCGGCACATTTGGCAGAAATACCGATCCTTATGTGATCGCGCAGGCCACTGAGT
Protein-coding sequences here:
- a CDS encoding acyltransferase — translated: MKSLAKRLFSCIVPLLRLAASPFFDSKYLRGRYFDSSIIGWRWAWRSFWLQKILGFNRHVPWPVSPCIMVAYPRNIEFHPDDINNFQTIGCYFRASEAKIKIGRGSYIAPGVGIITANHDIDRLECSAPGQEVVIGERCWIGMNSIILPGVTLGPHTIVGAGAVVTGSFPEGHCVIAGVPAKQVK
- a CDS encoding O-antigen ligase family protein — encoded protein: MNATNAIQRLSARKISMVLIAIFACIAVGLLMALQIPCVPVICFLAFVIILIVVIEHPAYLVSLLVITYPLEYSKTFFPFLLLDKSIDGASVSIIDLFRLTALLTIIVAAFLSAKTFKSIRPRGHVALIMALFILYYAFSAIIISSDHKGSMIELFRLIFNVAMCGAIIYLLNNQKRIELFAAAIIYTGFAIGLLSIFQYATGIYIWNSALTISGMNRVNATFGDPNILARFILEAFVFYLCVYKQHKIVKLPAFLAFPVYLLALFVTFSRSGFIGLLFVIVILGVYGVWRVNLKSSLALFGCLVIAGTFTLASKEFTSRIGSFSSGISAFGARIALINTAVRMFIDHPIFGVGINTFQSCASMNYTNLLPYGGNYVAKSHTSLLTIAAELGLVGIILTVALFVSLYRLTKKISSGSRLWFIGIASWVSILVILLSSQSEGRLLDDPMLFMLSGVIVAAYRNFTRKPL
- a CDS encoding alpha/beta hydrolase, yielding MPAINVDGLRVNYNDTGSGMPIVFVPGLAGAKDWFYYQALGLADHYRIISYDMRRSRNQTAYTHDILTDDLIRLLDRLRIYAAVVVGHGLGGLIAMQFAAMHPECCPALILCSTSPSFPRLSDDEFISHMLPGEVKLESAIVRWWKRWFGRKAGPCAAEPNAILTECLSKIDHVTLAKRMNILRNTDLTSLVSEIEVPTLVTASTDDAAYILAGSQVLEESIPNASLEIIEGTDRFYFHTRHDLFNAIIDDYLAEKIALF
- a CDS encoding glycosyltransferase, translated to MRLAILSDGISSHAQKWVRSLSERGHDVHLISMENMEDPGDVRVHLLPFKRPFGYYLNVGILRRLLKKIQPDLLHVHYASGNGTLGRLANYRPCILSVWGSDVFKFPYQSRSRFNILRRNLEHYDYILSTSSAMADQVTDLYPHLARPTVIPFGVNTAQFRPISPAGKNDFVTVGIIKSLRHSYAIDILLKAFAKASCDDSLKMRLMIVGNGSLKRQFVDLAQSLNIQNLVDFVDRIPHHDVPRYMNRIDIFVNASRSESFGVAVLEASACGVPVITSSVGGLPEVTVNGVTGKIVPAEDVDALADAILLLARDESLRKEMGENGREFVKEHYEWSACVDRMEEVYKNILQGVDIHK
- a CDS encoding glycosyltransferase family 4 protein — translated: MKIIFLTANPFPSYSGGIENWLYNIIRVLDSVDDIQLVIISPESDEKPFYDLSPFTHLSLVRTQRKSTTKYSVKLPRPLRLVASNMQSIKWITQSYKALCATAKKGDVVVVLHPIPGMLPAAGLKLTRRTQRVLCSVRGRIGLDLEAMGHPLVARIYKSIEKFLLRYSDAVHSNGRDTADYLLNELGVESTVVSNGVNYNQFAHPQPIFGNNTLCDIEKQRLSGIRFVATVATLRDVKGIRYIIEAAAVLKEKYANSVRFAFIGKGDPTAYKEYAHSLGVEDMMFFAGEQKEVSAFLQQIDVCVAVSGGGGVSNAAIEMMAAGKAIVAWNNMTYSQLLEHDQTGCLVDEWNSQSLAAGIETLLDDPCRAGRLGKNAQTKAADYDWSKIASAFLEIALGGCKENSK
- a CDS encoding oligosaccharide flippase family protein — protein: MRILPKSEFARHITMLSAGSLASQVILFVITPITTRFYTPADYGVLGIFTAILNVILLASSGRYELAITIPEKDGDAINLFSLSVILNTFTAVIVGLVVWLWGKQVLSLVNGSALAPYAWMLPVSIFGGGIYQSLTYWAVRSKRFSDLTKTKLHQSIGGGVTTLGLGYLQIRPLGLLVGQFVSMSFGLTTLLRPLIKNHKKELKSSSIREMGRLAVRYKKFALLSAPSALLNNAASFLPILLISSFYGTEKTGLFSLAMRIVGIPGILVGAAVMQVYMGETAEIVRNDRSKLAGMFSNVTRKLVRISGLVILFGCVSPYIFGFIFGHNWQNAGLYAAFLSVSAAAQLVVSPISTVAILMERQDLQMIGDLTRSILVAIALVVPHTLGWTAEATVATYALTMALTYAGFYLMYRWIVCNASVGDMGGITS
- a CDS encoding glycosyltransferase family 4 protein; its protein translation is MHVWLLKISEILPLSDDARMMRAGMLAKSLLARGHQVTWWTSAFDHMKKEMLYPEDTVVTPEPGFTLNILKGRGYSRNISIDRYLDHRQVAMKFRQMSRKADPPDIVVAAMPDHQLALEGVRYANEVGIPIVVDTRDQWPDTFLDVLPYKWLKVLAQFPLAGECAKLRAIMRNADAIVGINATLLDWALDYAGRYATPNDKVFYLGARRPIDFDLADFSPDFLDMLAKIKDKFVVTYVGTFGRNTDPYVIAQATELINKSENEANKFAFVIAGTGTSYEKVLHLSKGHDNIYVPGWVNEKQISALLSISSAGVIPCLEAFPNKAFTYMSGGLPILTSTNGDLTRMVNNEKMGLYFKPNDPTDLARCICKLKDDPALRDEMASNSLRIFNSSMNSDVIYGEYIDHIERIAAQHASKQESLTR
- a CDS encoding acyltransferase; this translates as MGLIYKLLSLVVGYRFRRRAACGNNTEIGWTAKAISHNKRQIQIGANCAIMSACICNSEGNIEIGPYTTVRYKSVIGSAIGIKIGSHCIISNNVTIYDHNSHPTDPDVRKKMCESGFNSSLWDWKYADKKPIVIKDNVWIGQNALICKGVTIGEGAVVAANAVVTKDVPAYSIAAGNPAKVVKTLQPQNRI